The following are encoded together in the Oncorhynchus masou masou isolate Uvic2021 chromosome 5, UVic_Omas_1.1, whole genome shotgun sequence genome:
- the LOC135540075 gene encoding chromodomain-helicase-DNA-binding protein 5-like isoform X5, which translates to MPGSLSNEDEGQDDMDFEDEIPDEDEEGEHNTVPLTSLDSFFSDDDSLKQQKKKKPKKMKEGKMPKVKKRKKEGGGGGGIGVGGNDQEEQALEREDDHPLQRPEIGSESESSTYAPAPTTKKKKKKPKEKKEKKPKRKKREEEEEEEDDDDDDDDDDDDENNKEPKSSSQLMQEWGLEDVQYGFTEEDYTTLTNYKAFSQFLRPLIAKKNPKIPMSKMMTVLGSKWREFSANNPFKGTSATAVAAAVAAAVEMVTVASPISVKEVTTLPSSQPGPIRKAKTKDGKGPGVRRKTKTVKEVKKKSKGKKTKSKKKASSSEEDFGLEESDFDDVSIHSASVRSDTSGNAKKKARKGRKKRKREDGDGYETDHQDYCEVCQQGGEIILCDTCPKAYHLVCLDPELEKAPEGKWSCPHCEKEGIQWEAKDDEDDEEEEEEVAVEEEDDHLEFCRVCKDGGELLCCDTCPSSYHIHCLNPPLPEIPNGEWLCPRCMCPPLKGKVQRILHWTWGDPPLPTEVPPGPDGEMVDPLVKPPLKGHPERELFVKWAGLSYWHCSWVSELQLELYHAVMYRNYQRKNDMDEPPPYDYGSGEEELNNEKRKSKDLQYAAMEERFYRYGIKPEWMVIHRIINHSYDKDGDVHYMIKWRDLPYDQCTWEVDDFDVPEYHHSKHSYWDHREQMIGDDQRPLVVRKGKKGKEEEKRREREIPPDAPIIDPTIKFEHQPWYINATGGTLHPYQLEGLNWLRFSWAQGTDTILADEMGLGKTVQTIVFLYSLYKEGHSKGPYLVSAPLSTIINWEREFEMWAPDFYVVTYTGDKDSRAVIRENEFTFEDSTVKTGRKVFRMKKDSAIKFHVLLTSYELITIDQTILGSINWACLVVDEAHRLKNNQSKFFRILNGYKIYYKLLLTGTPLQNNLEELFHLLNFLTPERFNNLEGFLEEFADISKEDQIKKLHDLLGPHMLRRLKADVFKNMPSKTELIVRVELSPMQKKYYKFILTRNFEALNSKSGGNQVSLLNIMMDLKKCCNHPYLFPVAAMEAPVLPNGSYDGNQLVKSSGKLTLLQKMLKKLKDEGHRVLIFSQMTKMLDLLEDFLEYEGYKYERIDGGITGGLRQEAIDRFNAPGAQQFCFLLSTRAGGLGINLATADTVIIYDSDWNPHNDIQAFSRAHRIGQNKKVMIYRFVTRASVEERITQVAKRKMMLTHLVVRPGLGSKTGSMSKQELDDILKFGTEELFKDEMEAAARAMGSHQKLWDIKDGDEGSVIHYDDNAISKLLDRSQNATEDTEIQNMNEYLSSFKVAQYVVKDEDAEEEPQREIIKQEENVDPDYWEKLLRHHYEQQQEDLARNLGKGKRIRKQVNYNDTSQEDQEWQDDLSDNHSEYSVGSEDEDEDFEERPEGGRRHSRRQLKSDRDKPLPPLLARVGGNIEVLGFNTRQRKAFLNAIMRWGMPPQDAFNSHWLVRDLRGKSEKEFRAYVSLFMRHLCEPGADGAETFADGVPREGLSRQHVLTRIGVMSLVRKKVQEFEHVNGKYSTPDLIPLGLELKKLTESLSSDPNTPVPASPVATPQPPGTPVPPEKMDSTSGPTEDKETTELEYKKLPELETNLSTESSSQVGKTDKAADWDETVKCSTEDKPVSSEESSERTDTPSTLPEPFTNPKEPPSKQTELSSNQSSPKAEPCRETEKSLDKGDSDPAPAKREEKELKPVFSDEPKSEDMPVPEGRLNGEKEAQEETEDIRREVEKNGFKMRFMFNIADGGFTELHTLWQNEERAAVSSGKMYDIWHRRHDYWLLAGIVTHGYARWQDIQNDPRYAILNEPFKTEMHKGNYLEMKNKFLARRFKLLEQALVIEEQLRRAAYLNMTQDPNHPAMALNTRFAEVECLAESHQHLSKESLAGNKPANAVLHKGLSSPSVYTAAGLKHCLQTQDLVLNQLEELLSDMKADVTRLPNMLSRIPPVSARLQMSERSILSRLTNRGNEPPPQQPFGQSSFACSQMYSTGFGGSFRGPVGGAMVNYSQMPLGPYVSGW; encoded by the exons ggaggaggaggtggcggAATAGGAGTTGGTGGCAATGACCAGGAGGAGCAGGCCTTGGAGCGGGAGGATGACCATCCACTGCAACGTCCAGAGATTGGCTCAGAGAGCGAGAGCAGCACCTACGCCCCTGCCCCCAccacaaagaagaagaagaagaaaccaaaggagaagaaagagaagaaaccCAAacggaagaagagagaagaggaggaggaggaggaggatgatgatgatgatgacgacgacgatgatgatgatgaaaataATAAG GAGCCCAAGTCATCCAGTCAGCTGATGCAGGAGTGGGGTCTGGAAGATGTGCAGTATGGCTTCACAGAGGAGGACTATACAaccctcaccaactacaaggctTTCAGCCAGTTCCTCAG GCCACTTATTGCCAAGAAGAACCCTAAGATCCCCATGTCAAAGATGATGACAGTGTTAGGGTCCAAGTGGCGTGAGTTCAGTGCCAACAACCCCTTTAAAGGCACCTCCGCAACTGCTGTGGCTGCCGCGGTGGCTGCTGCTGTGGAAATGGTCACTGTGGCCTCGCCCATCTCTGTCAAAGAGGTGACTACCCTACCAAGCTCTCAGCCTGGGCCAATCAGAAAAGCCAAAACCAAAGATGGAAAGG GGCCTGGGGTAAGACGGAAGACAAAGACTGTAAAGGAGGTGAAGAAGAAGAGTAAAGGGAAGAAGACCAAATCAAAGAAGAAAGCATCCTCG AGTGAAGAGGACTTTGGGCTGGAGGAGTCGGACTTTGATGATGTCAGCATCCACAGTGCCTCAGTGCGCTCTGATACCTCGGGGAATGCCAAGAAGAAAGCCCGGAAGGGTCGGAAAAAAAGGAAAA GAGAGGATGGGGACGGCTATGAGACAGACCACCAGGACTACTGTGAGGTGTGCCAGCAGGGAGGGGAGATCATCCTGTGTGACACCTGTCCCAAAGCTTACCACCTGGTGTGTCTGGACCCCGAGCTGGAGAAGGCCCCCGAGGGCAAGTGGAGCTGCCCCCACTGT GAGAAGGAGGGCATCCAGTGGGAGGCCaaagatgatgaagatgatgaggaggaggaggaggaggttgcgGTTGAGGAAGAGGATGACCACCTGGAGTTCTGCAGAGTGTGTAAAGATGGAGGGGAGTTGCTGTGCTGTGacacctgcccctcctcctatCATATCCACTGCCTCAACCCTCCCCTGCCTGAGATACCCAATGGGGAGTGGCTGTGCCCACGCTGCATG tGCCCACCACTGAAGGGGAAGGTACAGAGGATTCTCCACTGGACTTGGGGGGATCCCCCTTTACCCACTGAGGTGCCCCCTGGCCCTGATGGAGAGATGGTGGACCCGCTGGTCAAGCCCCCCCTGAAGGGCCACCCGGAGAGGGAACTATTTGTCAAGTGGGCTGGTCTCTCCTACTGGCACTGCTCCTGGGTCAGCGAACTACAG TTAGAGCTGTACCATGCGGTGATGTACCGTAACTACCAGCGGAAGAACGACATGGACGAGCCCCCTCCGTACGACTACGGCTCTGGGGAGGAGGAGCTGAACAACGAGAAGAGGAAGAGTAAAGACCTGCAGTATGCTGCCATGGAGGAGAGATTCTACCGCTACGGCATCAAGCCAGAGTGGATGGTCATCCACAGGATCATCAACCACAG TTATGATAAGGATGGAGATGTGCACTACATGATCAAGTGGAGAGACCTGCCCTATGACCAGTGCACCTGGGAGGTGGATGACTTTGATGTCCCTGAGTATCACCACAGCAAACACTCCTACTGGGACCACAG GGAGCAGATGATTGGTGATGACCAGCGCCCCTTAGTGGTGAGAAAGGGAAAgaagggtaaagaggaggagaagaggagggagagagaaatccCCCCCGATGCCCCAATTATAGAT cCTACCATCAAGTTTGAACATCAACCCTGGTACATCAATGCCACTGGGGGCACCCTGCATCCGTACCAGCTGGAGGGTCTAAACTGGTTACGGTTCTCCTGGGCACAGGGCACAGACACTATCCTGGCAGACGAGATGGGCCTGGGCAAGACTGTCCAGACCATCGTCTTCCTCTACTCACTCTACAAGGAG ggTCACTCCAAAGGGCCATACCTGGTCAGTGCCCCCCTGTCCACCATCATCAACTGGGAGAGGGAGTTTGAGATGTGGGCCCCAGACTTCTACGTGGTCACTTACACTGGGGACAAAGATAGCCGAGCGGTCATCAGGGAGAACGAGTTCACATTTGAGGACAGTACAGTCAAGACAGGCCGCAAGGTCTTCCGTATGAAG AAAGACAGTGCCATCAAGTTCCATGTGTTGTTGACATCATATGAGCTGATTACCATTGATCAGACCATTCTGGGCTCCATTAACTGGGCCTGTCTAGTGGTGGACGAGgcccacagactgaagaacaACCAGTCAAAG TTTTTCAGAATCCTCAACGGTTATAAGATCTACTATAAGCTGCTACTGACTGGCACTCCTCTGCAGAACAACCTGGAGGAGCTGTTTCACCTGCTCAACTTCCTCACCCCAGAGAGATTTAA tAACCTGGAGGGCTTTCTGGAAGAGTTTGCAGACATCTCCAAGGAGGACCAGATCAAGAAGCTGCATGACCTGCTGGGCCCACACATGCTCAGGAGACTGAAGGCTGATGTCTTCAAGAACATGCCTTCCAAGACAGAGCTCATTGTACGAGTGGAGCTCAGCCCCATGCAGAA GAAGTACTACAAGTTCATCCTGACGCGGAACTTTGAGGCGCTCAACTCCAAGAGCGGGGGCAACCAGGTGTCCCTTCTCAACATCATGATGGACCTGAAGAAGTGTTGCAACCACCCCTACCTGTTCCCAGTGGCAGCTATg GAGGCGCCAGTGTTACCCAATGGCTCTTATGATGGGAACCAGCTGGTCAAGTCCTCAGGCAAACTCACCCTGCTCCAGAAGATGCTGAAGAAACTCAAAGATGAAGGACACAGAGTTCTCATCTTCTCGCAGATGACTAAGATGCTGGATCTGCTTGAGGACTTTCTGGAATACGAGGGCTACAAATATGAACGCATCGATGGAGGCATCACAGGGGGGCTACGACAGGAGGCTATCGACCGCTTCAATG CACCGGGCGCACAGCAGTTCTGCTTCCTGCTCTCCACCCGAGCTGGAGGCCTGGGCATCAACCTAGCCACGGCAGACACCGTCATCATCTACGACTCAGACTGGAACCCTCACAACGATATCCAG GCATTCAGCAGGGCCCACCGTATAGGTCAGAACAAGAAGGTGATGATCTATCGCTTTGTGACACGGGCCAGCGTGGAGGAGCGTATCACCCAGGTGGCCAAGAGGAAGATGATGTTGACCCACCTGGTGGTGAGGCCCGGCCTGGGCTCCAAAACCGGCTCCATGTCCAAACAGGAGCTGGACGACATCCTCAAGTTTGGCACTGAGGAGCTCTTCAAGGATGAGATGGAGGCGGCCGCTCGGGCCATGGGTTCCCACCAGAAACTGT GGGATATAAAGGATGGAGATGAGGGCAGTGTCATTCACTATGATGACAATGCCATCTCCAAGCTGCTGGACCGTAGCCAGAATGCCACGGAGGACACTGAGATCCAGAACATGAACGAATACCTCAGCTCCTTCAAGGTGGCCCAGTATGTGGTCAAAGACGAGGACGCGGag GAGGAGCCCCAGCGGGAGATCATTAAGCAGGAGGAGAATGTGGATCCAGACTACTGGGAGAAGCTGCTGAGGCACCACTATGAGCAGCAGCAAGAGGACCTGGCCCGTAACCTGGGCAAAGGCAAACGCATCCGCAAGCAGGTCAACTACAACGACACGTCTCAGGAGGACCAAG AGTGGCAGGATGATCTTTCAGACAATCATTCCGAGTACTCCGTGGGGTCCGAGGACGAGGACGAAGATTTCGAGGAGAGGCCGGAAG GTGGGCGCAGGCACTCTCGCAGACAGCTGAAGAGTGACAGGGACAAACCTCTGCCACCCCTGCTGGCACGCGTAGGGGGCAACATCGAG GTGCTGGGGTTCAACACCCGTCAGCGGAAGGCCTTCCTCAACGCTATCATGCGCTGGGGCATGCCTCCTCAGGACGCCTTCAACTCTCACTGGCTGGTCAGAGACCTGAGAGGGAAGAGTGAGAAAGAGTTCAG gGCCTATGTGTCCCTGTTCATGAGACATCTTTGTGAGCCGGGGGCAGACGGAGCGGAGACCTTTGCAGACGGTGTCCCACGAGAGGGGCTGTCCCGCCAACATGTCCTCACCAGGATCGGAGTTATGTCTCTGGTCAGGAAAAAG GTCCAGGAGTTTGAGCATGTCAATGGAAAGTACAGCACTCCAGACCTGATCCCACTTGGACTAGAGTTGAAGAAACTGACTGAGAGTCTGTCCTCTGACCCCAACACCCCTGTCCCTGCCAGCCCTGTAGCCACACCCCAGCCTCCTGGCACTCCAGTCCCACCAG AGAAGATGGATTCAACCTCAGGGCCTACTGAAGACAAGGAGACCACAGAATTAGAGTACAAGAAGCTACCAGAATTGGAG ACTAATCTAAGTACAGAGTCATCTTCCCAGGTAGGGAAGACAGACAAGGCTGCtgactgggatgagacagtgAAGTGCAGCACAGAGGACAAACCAGTCTCCTCAGAGGAGAGTAGTGAAAGGACAGACACACCCTCCACACTTCCAGAGCCATTCACCAATCCTAAAGAGCCTCCATCCAAACAGACAGAGCTGTCGTCCAATCAAAGCTCACCAAAAG CGGAGCcttgtagagagacagagaagtctTTAGATAAAGGAGACAGTGATCCTGCCCCAGCCAAACGTGAGGAAAAGGAACTGAAGCCAG TTTTTTCAGACGAGCCCAAGAGCGAGGACATGCCAGTGCCCGAGGGCCGGCTTAACGGTGAGAAAGAAGCACAGGAGGAGACGGAGGACAtcaggagggaggtggagaagaaCGGCTTCAAAATGAGGTTCATGTTCAACATCGCCGACGGAGGCTTCACAG AGCTACACACCCTGTGGCAGAACGAGGAGCGGGCCGCTGTGTCATCTGGGAAGATGTATGACATCTGGCACCGTCGCCACGACTACTGGTTGCTGGCTGGCATCGTAAC ACATGGCTATGCCCGCTGGCAGGACATTCAGAACGACCCACGTTATGCCATCCTCAATGAGCCATTCAAGACTGAGATGCACAAGGGGAACTACCTGGAGATGAAGAACAAGTTCCTGGCTCGCCGCTTTAAG ctgTTGGAGCAGGCTCTGGTGATAGAGGAGCAGTTAAGAAGGGCAGCGTACCTGAATATGACCCAAGACCCCAACCACCCGGCTATGGCCCTGAATACCCGCTTTGCTGAGGTGGAGTGTCTGGCTGAGTCCCACCAGCACCTGTCCAAGGAGTCTCTGGCCGGGAACAAGCCAGCCAACGCTGTGCTGCACAAAGGTCTGTCATCTCCCAGTGTGTACACAGCAGCAGGactaaaacactgtctacaaacTCAAGATCTGG taCTGAACCAGCTGGAGGAGCTGCTGAGTGATATGAAGGCAGATGTGACGCGGCTTCCCAACATGTTGTCCCGGATCCCCCCCGTGTCTGCCCGTCTGCAGATGTCTGA